One stretch of Pseudomonas fluorescens Q2-87 DNA includes these proteins:
- the acpP gene encoding acyl carrier protein, with protein MSTIEERVKKIVAEQLGVKEEEVVNTASFVEDLGADSLDTVELVMALEEEFETEIPDEEAEKITTVQAAIDYVTSHQA; from the coding sequence ATGAGCACCATCGAAGAGCGCGTCAAGAAAATCGTTGCCGAGCAACTGGGCGTTAAAGAAGAAGAAGTTGTGAACACCGCTTCCTTCGTTGAAGACCTGGGTGCCGACTCCCTTGACACCGTTGAGCTGGTGATGGCTCTGGAAGAGGAATTCGAAACCGAGATTCCTGACGAAGAAGCTGAAAAGATCACTACTGTACAAGCTGCTATCGACTACGTTACCAGCCACCAGGCGTAA
- the fabD gene encoding ACP S-malonyltransferase, producing MSASLAFVFPGQGSQSLGMLAELGAQYPLILETFKEASDALGYDLWALTQQGPEEQLNQTDKTQPAILTASIALWRLWLAEGGARPAFVAGHSLGEYSALVAAGSLNLGDAVKLVERRGQLMQEAVPAGQGGMAAILGLEDADVLAACAEAAQGDVVSAVNFNSPGQVVIAGAKAAVERAIEGCKARGAKRAMPLPVSVPSHCELMRPAAERFAESIAAIDWQAPQIPVVQNVSANVAPDLETLKRDLLEQLYKPVRWVESVQTLAAKGATELVECGPGKVLAGLNKRCAEGVSTSNLNTRDAFAAARAAQA from the coding sequence ATGTCTGCTTCCCTCGCATTCGTCTTTCCAGGACAGGGCTCGCAGTCCCTCGGCATGCTGGCCGAGCTGGGCGCGCAATACCCGCTGATCCTCGAAACATTCAAAGAAGCTTCCGATGCCCTCGGTTACGACCTGTGGGCACTGACCCAGCAAGGGCCGGAAGAACAACTCAATCAAACCGACAAGACCCAACCGGCCATCCTGACCGCCTCGATTGCGCTTTGGCGCCTGTGGCTGGCCGAAGGTGGCGCACGCCCTGCGTTCGTCGCCGGCCATAGCCTGGGCGAATACAGCGCCTTGGTCGCCGCCGGCAGCCTGAACCTGGGTGACGCGGTGAAGCTGGTGGAGCGTCGCGGCCAGTTGATGCAGGAGGCCGTTCCGGCCGGGCAGGGCGGCATGGCTGCGATCCTCGGCCTGGAAGACGCCGATGTGCTGGCTGCTTGTGCCGAAGCGGCGCAGGGTGATGTGGTCAGCGCGGTGAACTTCAACTCCCCCGGCCAAGTGGTCATCGCCGGTGCCAAGGCCGCTGTCGAGCGCGCCATCGAAGGCTGCAAGGCTCGCGGTGCCAAGCGCGCCATGCCGCTGCCGGTCAGCGTGCCGTCGCACTGCGAACTGATGCGTCCGGCTGCCGAGCGCTTCGCCGAGTCCATCGCCGCCATCGACTGGCAGGCGCCGCAGATTCCCGTAGTGCAGAACGTCAGCGCCAATGTGGCGCCGGATCTTGAAACACTCAAGCGTGATCTGCTGGAACAGCTCTACAAGCCGGTTCGCTGGGTCGAATCGGTGCAAACCCTGGCTGCCAAGGGCGCGACTGAGCTGGTCGAATGCGGTCCGGGTAAAGTCCTTGCCGGCCTGAACAAGCGCTGCGCCGAAGGCGTATCGACTTCCAATCTCAACACCCGAGACGCTTTCGCTGCCGCTCGCGCAGCGCAGGCCTGA
- a CDS encoding HAD-IIIA family hydrolase produces the protein MHPDYKLLIFDWDGTLANSIGRIVDAMHVASDRSGLARCDDFAVKGIIGLGLPEAIRSLYPEISDDELVVFRQHYADCYIALEAEPSPLFEGVADTLQSLRADGYRLAVATGKARRGLDRVLKSHGWDDYFDITRAADETASKPHPLMLEQILSHCGMRPDQALMVGDSSFDLQMARNAGMGSVAVSYGAQTIEALQAFEPRLAIDHFPELHAWLSQRAN, from the coding sequence GTGCATCCTGATTACAAGCTGCTGATCTTCGATTGGGACGGCACTCTGGCAAACTCCATCGGTCGGATTGTGGATGCGATGCATGTCGCGTCGGATCGTTCGGGTTTGGCTCGGTGCGACGATTTTGCGGTCAAGGGCATCATCGGCTTGGGGCTGCCGGAAGCGATTCGCAGCCTGTATCCCGAGATCAGCGACGATGAACTGGTCGTTTTTCGCCAGCATTATGCCGACTGCTACATCGCGCTGGAGGCTGAGCCTTCGCCATTGTTCGAGGGTGTGGCAGATACCCTCCAGAGCCTGCGGGCCGACGGGTATCGGCTGGCGGTTGCCACCGGCAAGGCCCGGCGGGGGCTGGATCGGGTTTTGAAATCCCACGGTTGGGACGATTACTTCGATATCACCCGCGCTGCGGACGAAACGGCCAGCAAGCCGCATCCGCTGATGCTCGAGCAGATCCTTTCCCACTGCGGTATGCGGCCTGATCAGGCGCTGATGGTGGGGGACTCGTCCTTCGACCTGCAAATGGCGCGCAATGCCGGCATGGGGTCGGTGGCCGTGAGTTATGGTGCGCAGACGATCGAGGCGCTACAGGCGTTCGAGCCACGGCTGGCCATTGATCATTTTCCTGAATTGCACGCCTGGCTGAGCCAGCGGGCCAATTAA
- the rluC gene encoding 23S rRNA pseudouridine(955/2504/2580) synthase RluC, protein MTTTAPSTPGVQLLEVLPEYAGQRIDNFLLARLKGVPKTLIYRILRKGEVRVNKGRIKPEYKLQAGDIVRVPPVRVPERDEPVPLAQGLLQRLEASIVYEDKALIVINKPAGIAVHGGSGLNFGVIEAFRQLRPDAKELELVHRLDRDTSGLLMIAKKRSMLRHLHEQLRGDGVDKRYMALVRGRWDTSIKQVRAPLLKSNLRSGERMVEVNEEGKEALTVFKVLRRFDDFATLIEAKPVTGRTHQIRVHTLHAGHCIAGDSKYGDDDFTKEIRDLGGKRLFLHAYMLTVPLPDGGELKLQAPVDDMWAKTVERLSAS, encoded by the coding sequence ATGACAACTACTGCCCCTTCGACCCCTGGCGTTCAACTGCTCGAGGTCTTGCCGGAATATGCCGGCCAACGAATCGATAATTTCCTTCTGGCCCGACTCAAAGGTGTGCCCAAGACCTTGATCTACCGCATTTTGCGCAAAGGCGAAGTGCGGGTGAACAAAGGTCGGATCAAGCCCGAATACAAGCTCCAGGCGGGCGACATCGTGCGCGTGCCGCCGGTTCGCGTGCCTGAGCGCGATGAGCCGGTCCCTTTGGCCCAAGGCCTGTTACAGCGTCTCGAAGCCTCCATTGTCTACGAAGACAAGGCGCTGATTGTGATCAACAAGCCCGCAGGCATTGCGGTTCATGGCGGCAGCGGCTTGAATTTCGGTGTCATCGAGGCCTTTCGTCAGTTGCGTCCCGATGCCAAGGAGTTGGAGTTGGTCCATCGCCTGGATCGCGACACCTCCGGCCTGCTGATGATCGCCAAGAAACGCAGCATGCTGCGCCACCTGCACGAGCAATTGCGCGGCGATGGTGTGGACAAGCGCTACATGGCGCTGGTGAGAGGCCGGTGGGATACCTCCATCAAGCAAGTCCGCGCGCCGTTGCTCAAGAGCAACCTGCGGTCCGGCGAGCGCATGGTGGAGGTAAACGAAGAGGGCAAGGAGGCGCTGACCGTCTTCAAGGTGCTGCGCCGCTTCGACGACTTCGCCACCTTGATCGAGGCCAAGCCGGTCACCGGCCGTACGCACCAGATTCGCGTCCATACGTTGCACGCCGGGCATTGCATTGCCGGTGACAGCAAATACGGCGATGACGATTTCACCAAGGAAATCCGCGACCTGGGTGGCAAGCGCCTGTTCCTGCATGCCTATATGCTAACCGTGCCGCTGCCTGATGGTGGCGAGCTGAAATTGCAGGCTCCTGTCGATGACATGTGGGCCAAGACCGTGGAGCGGTTGAGTGCATCCTGA
- the rpmF gene encoding 50S ribosomal protein L32 → MAVQQNKKSRSARDMRRSHDALEASTLSVEKTTGEVHLRHHVSPEGVYRGRKVIDKGADE, encoded by the coding sequence ATGGCTGTTCAGCAGAACAAAAAATCCCGCTCTGCCCGTGACATGCGCCGTTCGCACGACGCTCTCGAGGCTAGCACCCTGTCTGTAGAAAAAACCACTGGTGAAGTTCACCTGCGTCACCACGTATCGCCAGAAGGCGTATACCGTGGCCGTAAAGTGATCGACAAGGGCGCTGACGAGTAA
- the fabG gene encoding 3-oxoacyl-ACP reductase FabG, which yields MSLQGKVALVTGASRGIGQAIALELGRQGAIVVGTATSASGAERIAATLKENGIQGTGLELNVTSDPSVAAVLASIQEQFGAPAILVNNAGITRDNLMMRMKDDEWFDVVDTNLNSLYRLSKGVLRGMTKARWGRIISIGSVVGAMGNAGQVNYAAAKAGLEGFSRALAREVGSRSITVNSVAPGFIDTDMTRELPEAQREALLTQIPLGRLGQAQEIASVVAFLASDGAAYVTGATIPVNGGMYMS from the coding sequence ATGAGTCTGCAAGGTAAAGTTGCACTGGTGACCGGTGCAAGCCGTGGCATCGGCCAGGCCATTGCCCTGGAACTGGGTCGTCAAGGCGCCATTGTCGTAGGTACCGCGACTTCCGCTTCGGGCGCCGAGCGTATCGCTGCGACCTTGAAGGAAAACGGCATCCAAGGCACTGGCCTTGAGCTGAATGTCACCAGCGACCCATCTGTCGCGGCGGTGCTGGCGAGCATCCAGGAGCAGTTCGGCGCTCCGGCGATCCTGGTCAATAATGCCGGTATCACCCGCGATAACCTGATGATGCGCATGAAAGATGACGAATGGTTCGACGTGGTCGACACCAACCTGAACAGTCTGTACCGGCTGTCCAAGGGCGTTCTGCGCGGCATGACCAAGGCCCGTTGGGGACGAATTATCAGTATCGGCTCGGTTGTGGGTGCCATGGGCAACGCAGGCCAAGTAAACTATGCTGCGGCGAAAGCCGGTCTGGAAGGTTTTAGCCGCGCACTGGCACGTGAAGTGGGTTCGCGCTCGATTACGGTAAACTCGGTTGCACCGGGTTTCATCGACACCGACATGACCCGTGAGCTGCCGGAAGCACAGCGCGAAGCCTTGCTGACACAGATTCCGCTGGGTCGTCTGGGGCAAGCTCAAGAAATCGCGTCCGTGGTCGCTTTTCTTGCGTCGGACGGTGCGGCATACGTGACCGGGGCTACAATCCCGGTAAACGGCGGGATGTACATGAGTTAA
- the rne gene encoding ribonuclease E gives MKRMLINATQPEELRVALVDGQRLYDLDIESGAREQKKANIYKGRITRIEPSLEAAFVDFGSERHGFLPLKEISREYFKKAPEGRVNIKDVLSEGQEVIVQVEKEERGNKGAALTTFISLAGRYLVLMPNNPRAGGISRRIEGEERNELREALNGLVAPADMGLIVRTAGLGRSSEEMQWDLDYLLQLWTAIKEASLDRSAPFLIYQESNVIIRAIRDYLRQDIGEVLIDSVEAQDEALTFIRQVMPQYASKIKLYEDSVPLFNRFQIESQIETAFQRVVELPSGGSIVIDPTEALVSIDINSARATKGSDIEETALQTNLEAAEEIARQLRLRDIGGLIVIDFIDMTPAKNQRAVEEKVRECLEADRARVQVGRISRFGLLEMSRQRLRPSLGESSGIVCPRCNGTGIIRDVESLSLAILRLIEEEALKDRTAEVRAQVPIPVAAFLLNEKRNSITKIELRTRARIVILPNDHLETPHFEVQRLRDDSPEAHTNQSSYEIAAAAAEVEEVQPAAAATRTLVRQEAAVKTAPARANAPVPTEVAAPVAAPAAAPEPSLFKGLVKSLVSLFATKEEPAAPAVVAKPAATERPARNEERRNGRQQTRNRNGRRDEERKPREERAPREERAPREPREERQPREAREEAPAVAREERAPRAPREERQPRAPREDRKPRGEREERVRELREPLDAAPAVAAAATAATAEERPARQPREERAPRPPREERQPRAEQAAAAASEEEVLSAEEQLQEDGQDSAEGDRPRRRSRGQRRRSNRRERQRDANGNVIEGSEESESAENAEAPSAADLAAGLAVTAAVASSAISAPAEAQAHEQAERATAAVESAPAVEAPVVEATTPVEATASPEVELAPALEAQPEAEVTAEPAPVAEQPVAAAEPVVEAPAEEKAPEPVREEQTAFNWHAEPAAPAPVVEPEPTPEPVKAVEPEAVAPAPVVEAPVVAEAPAPVQEPAPASALTENGRAPNDPREVRRRKREAERLQKEAEQAAADAAQAPAAEPAPIVEVVEAAPAPVAETAAEPTPVESAPVIDEPRHAVEEVAPRHTEALEKEHEPKPHA, from the coding sequence ATGAAAAGAATGCTGATTAACGCAACTCAACCCGAAGAGTTGCGTGTTGCACTGGTAGACGGCCAGCGCCTCTACGACCTGGATATCGAATCCGGTGCACGCGAGCAGAAGAAGGCCAACATCTATAAAGGCCGGATTACTCGCATCGAACCAAGCCTTGAGGCTGCCTTTGTCGATTTCGGCTCCGAGCGCCACGGCTTCCTGCCCCTCAAAGAAATCTCCCGCGAATACTTCAAGAAGGCCCCTGAAGGCCGCGTCAACATCAAGGACGTCCTGAGCGAAGGCCAGGAAGTCATCGTCCAGGTCGAAAAAGAAGAACGTGGCAACAAGGGCGCAGCCCTGACCACTTTCATCAGCCTGGCCGGCCGCTACCTGGTCCTGATGCCGAACAACCCGCGTGCCGGCGGCATCTCCCGTCGCATCGAAGGCGAAGAGCGCAATGAACTGCGTGAAGCCCTGAACGGCCTGGTTGCACCCGCCGACATGGGCCTGATCGTTCGCACCGCCGGCCTTGGCCGCAGCAGCGAAGAAATGCAGTGGGACCTCGATTACCTGCTGCAACTGTGGACCGCCATCAAAGAAGCTTCGCTGGATCGCTCCGCGCCATTCCTGATCTACCAGGAAAGCAACGTGATCATCCGCGCCATCCGCGACTACCTGCGCCAGGACATCGGCGAAGTGCTGATCGACAGCGTCGAAGCCCAGGACGAAGCCCTGACCTTCATTCGCCAGGTGATGCCGCAGTACGCCAGCAAGATCAAGCTCTACGAAGACAGCGTCCCACTGTTCAACCGCTTCCAGATCGAAAGCCAGATCGAGACCGCCTTCCAGCGCGTCGTCGAATTGCCTTCCGGCGGCTCCATCGTCATCGATCCGACCGAAGCGCTGGTGTCCATCGACATCAACTCGGCCCGCGCCACCAAAGGCAGCGACATCGAAGAAACCGCCCTGCAGACCAACCTTGAAGCGGCCGAAGAGATCGCCCGTCAGTTGCGCCTGCGCGACATCGGCGGCCTGATCGTCATCGACTTCATCGACATGACCCCGGCCAAAAACCAGCGCGCCGTGGAAGAAAAAGTCCGCGAATGCCTGGAAGCCGACCGCGCCCGCGTACAGGTCGGCCGCATCTCGCGCTTCGGCCTGCTGGAAATGTCCCGTCAGCGCCTGCGTCCATCCCTGGGCGAAAGCAGCGGCATCGTCTGCCCGCGTTGCAACGGCACCGGGATCATTCGTGACGTCGAGTCGCTGTCCCTGGCGATCCTGCGCCTGATCGAAGAAGAAGCCCTGAAAGACCGTACCGCCGAAGTTCGCGCCCAGGTGCCGATCCCGGTGGCCGCGTTCCTGCTCAACGAAAAACGCAACTCGATCACCAAGATCGAACTGCGCACCCGGGCCCGCATCGTCATCCTGCCGAACGATCATCTCGAGACGCCGCACTTCGAAGTGCAGCGCCTGCGCGATGACAGCCCGGAAGCCCACACCAACCAGTCCAGCTACGAAATCGCCGCGGCCGCTGCCGAAGTGGAAGAAGTCCAGCCAGCTGCCGCCGCCACCCGCACCCTGGTTCGCCAGGAAGCAGCGGTCAAGACTGCACCTGCCCGCGCCAACGCTCCGGTTCCGACCGAAGTCGCCGCTCCGGTTGCCGCTCCGGCCGCCGCACCAGAACCAAGCCTGTTCAAAGGCCTGGTGAAGTCCCTGGTCAGCCTGTTTGCCACCAAGGAAGAGCCCGCAGCCCCCGCCGTCGTCGCCAAGCCAGCCGCTACCGAGCGCCCTGCCCGCAACGAGGAGCGCCGCAACGGTCGCCAGCAGACCCGCAACCGTAACGGTCGCCGTGACGAAGAACGCAAGCCGCGCGAAGAACGTGCTCCACGTGAAGAACGCGCACCACGCGAGCCGCGTGAAGAGCGCCAGCCTCGCGAAGCCCGTGAGGAAGCGCCAGCCGTAGCCCGCGAAGAACGCGCACCGCGTGCGCCGCGTGAAGAACGTCAGCCACGCGCCCCTCGTGAAGACCGCAAGCCACGTGGCGAGCGTGAAGAACGTGTCCGCGAACTGCGCGAGCCACTGGATGCTGCCCCAGCCGTTGCCGCCGCAGCTACCGCAGCTACCGCTGAAGAACGTCCGGCCCGCCAGCCTCGTGAAGAACGTGCACCGCGTCCTCCACGTGAAGAACGTCAGCCACGCGCCGAGCAGGCAGCCGCCGCAGCCAGCGAAGAAGAAGTGTTGAGCGCCGAAGAGCAACTGCAGGAAGACGGCCAGGACAGCGCCGAAGGTGATCGTCCACGTCGCCGCTCCCGTGGCCAGCGTCGTCGCAGCAACCGTCGTGAACGTCAACGTGACGCCAACGGCAACGTGATCGAGGGTTCGGAAGAGTCCGAATCCGCCGAGAACGCCGAAGCGCCAAGCGCCGCCGACCTTGCCGCAGGCCTGGCCGTGACCGCAGCCGTTGCCAGCAGCGCCATCAGCGCTCCGGCCGAAGCCCAGGCTCACGAACAAGCCGAACGCGCCACCGCAGCCGTGGAAAGCGCGCCGGCTGTCGAAGCGCCTGTGGTCGAAGCCACCACCCCGGTAGAAGCCACGGCTTCGCCGGAAGTGGAACTTGCACCGGCACTTGAAGCCCAGCCTGAAGCTGAAGTGACTGCCGAGCCCGCACCAGTCGCCGAGCAACCGGTGGCTGCCGCCGAACCGGTCGTCGAAGCACCAGCTGAGGAAAAAGCACCAGAACCTGTTCGCGAGGAGCAGACCGCGTTCAACTGGCATGCCGAGCCAGCCGCACCGGCGCCGGTCGTTGAGCCAGAGCCGACGCCAGAACCCGTGAAAGCGGTCGAGCCAGAAGCAGTCGCGCCGGCTCCAGTGGTTGAAGCGCCTGTGGTTGCCGAAGCACCGGCCCCGGTGCAAGAGCCTGCACCTGCCAGCGCCCTGACCGAGAACGGTCGTGCGCCGAACGATCCACGTGAAGTTCGCCGTCGCAAGCGTGAAGCCGAGCGCCTGCAGAAGGAAGCCGAACAAGCTGCCGCTGACGCCGCTCAAGCGCCTGCTGCCGAGCCCGCTCCGATCGTCGAAGTCGTCGAAGCGGCGCCTGCTCCAGTCGCCGAAACCGCCGCCGAACCAACCCCGGTTGAATCGGCTCCGGTGATCGACGAACCTCGACACGCCGTAGAAGAAGTCGCACCGCGTCACACTGAAGCCCTGGAAAAAGAGCACGAGCCTAAACCTCACGCCTGA
- the plsX gene encoding phosphate acyltransferase PlsX → MSAQVIAIDAMGGDFGPRSIVQASLACLNATPSLHLTLVGQPSILEEMLSGQSAVDRTRLTITPASEIITMDEKPAQALRSKPDASMRVALELLRDGKVQACVSAGNTGALMALSRYVLKTLPGIDRPAMVAAIPTQRGFCQLLDLGANVDCSAEHLLQFAVMGSVAAQTLGIVRPRVALLNIGTEDIKGNQQVKLAATLLQAAPGINYIGFVEGDGLYRGEADVVVCDGFVGNILLKSSEGLATMIGQRIETLFRQTIASRVIGALALPLMRRLQADLAPARHNGASFLGLQGIVIKSHGSAGVEGFQSAINRAVIEIQENLPERLHGRLEDLLT, encoded by the coding sequence TTGTCCGCTCAAGTCATCGCGATTGACGCAATGGGCGGGGACTTCGGTCCCCGCAGCATTGTTCAGGCCAGCCTTGCTTGCCTGAATGCTACGCCCTCGCTGCACCTGACCCTCGTCGGTCAACCCTCCATTCTCGAAGAAATGCTCAGCGGCCAATCGGCTGTGGATCGCACGCGCCTGACAATCACTCCGGCGTCCGAAATCATCACCATGGACGAAAAGCCGGCCCAGGCCCTGCGCAGCAAGCCTGATGCCTCGATGCGGGTGGCCCTCGAGCTGTTGCGCGATGGCAAGGTCCAGGCGTGTGTCAGTGCGGGCAATACCGGTGCGCTGATGGCGTTGTCGCGCTACGTGCTCAAGACCCTGCCGGGTATCGACCGGCCGGCGATGGTGGCGGCGATCCCCACCCAGCGCGGTTTTTGCCAGTTGCTCGACCTGGGCGCCAATGTCGATTGCAGCGCTGAACACCTGCTGCAATTTGCGGTGATGGGTTCGGTGGCGGCGCAAACCCTGGGCATCGTGCGCCCTCGCGTGGCCTTGCTGAATATCGGCACCGAAGACATCAAGGGCAATCAGCAGGTCAAGCTGGCCGCTACGCTGTTGCAGGCTGCGCCAGGTATCAATTACATCGGCTTCGTCGAAGGCGATGGTTTGTACCGTGGTGAAGCTGATGTGGTGGTGTGTGATGGCTTCGTCGGCAACATCCTGCTCAAGTCCAGCGAAGGCCTGGCGACCATGATCGGCCAGCGCATCGAGACGTTGTTCAGGCAAACCATCGCTTCGCGGGTGATCGGTGCCTTGGCGTTGCCGTTGATGCGTCGCTTGCAGGCAGACCTGGCGCCAGCGCGGCACAACGGGGCGAGCTTTCTCGGCCTGCAGGGTATTGTGATCAAGAGCCACGGTTCGGCGGGTGTGGAGGGTTTCCAGAGTGCGATCAATCGAGCGGTGATCGAGATCCAGGAGAACCTGCCCGAGCGCCTGCATGGCCGCCTCGAAGATTTGTTAACTTAG
- a CDS encoding YceD family protein, whose translation MLNDPIPPHVDPRKLADRGTTLKGELLLADLKRLCDPLSDNVGTVQAKFVFERDERKSVVIHSFIDTEVKMVCQRCLELVTLPIHSECSYAVVKEGANTQSLPKGYDVLELGEDPLDLQSLIEEELLLALPIVPAHHPEECQQPAGADEPEPSEDEVTRSNPFSVLAQLKRDPNV comes from the coding sequence ATGTTGAATGACCCGATTCCACCTCACGTTGACCCGCGCAAATTGGCTGACCGTGGCACCACCCTCAAAGGTGAACTGCTGCTGGCCGATTTGAAGAGACTCTGCGACCCGCTTTCCGACAATGTCGGGACGGTCCAGGCCAAATTCGTTTTTGAACGAGATGAACGTAAATCTGTGGTTATCCACAGCTTTATCGACACTGAAGTCAAAATGGTTTGCCAGCGTTGTCTTGAGCTGGTCACCCTGCCGATCCACAGCGAATGCAGTTATGCGGTGGTGAAGGAGGGTGCGAATACCCAGTCGTTGCCGAAAGGTTATGACGTGCTGGAACTGGGCGAAGATCCTTTGGATCTGCAGTCACTGATCGAGGAGGAGCTTCTGCTTGCCTTGCCCATTGTGCCTGCTCATCATCCGGAAGAATGCCAGCAGCCGGCGGGAGCAGATGAGCCCGAACCGAGCGAGGACGAGGTAACGCGGTCCAACCCGTTCAGTGTATTGGCGCAGTTAAAGCGTGACCCAAACGTTTAG
- a CDS encoding S49 family peptidase — MTDEWKAPDKASNGSGDDKSWKLLEKTLLASVQEQRRSRRWGIFFKLLTFVYLFVALALFTPLMNMEKSAVSGSAYTALIDIEGMIADKEPASADNIVGSLRAAFEDPKVKGVVLRINSPGGSPVQSGYVYDEIVRLRALHPETKVYAVISDLGASGAYYIASAADQIYADKASLVGSIGVTAAGYGFVGTMEKLGVERRVYTSGEHKSFLDPFQPQKPEETAFWQGVLDTTHRQFIASVKKGRGERLKDKEHPELFSGLVWSGEQALPLGLVDGLGSASSVARDVIGQKDLVDFTIEESPFDRFSKKLGASIAEHLAMWMGFQGPVLR; from the coding sequence ATGACCGACGAATGGAAAGCACCGGACAAGGCCAGTAACGGGAGCGGTGACGATAAAAGCTGGAAGCTGTTGGAAAAGACCTTGCTGGCCAGTGTCCAGGAGCAGCGTCGTTCCCGCCGTTGGGGCATTTTCTTCAAGTTGCTGACGTTTGTTTATCTTTTCGTCGCGCTGGCGCTGTTCACGCCGCTGATGAACATGGAGAAAAGCGCTGTCAGCGGATCGGCCTACACCGCATTGATCGATATCGAGGGGATGATCGCCGACAAGGAGCCTGCCAGTGCAGACAATATTGTCGGTAGCCTGCGGGCTGCTTTCGAGGATCCGAAGGTCAAGGGCGTAGTGCTGCGCATCAACAGCCCGGGGGGTAGTCCGGTGCAGTCGGGGTACGTCTATGACGAAATCGTTCGTCTGCGGGCGTTGCACCCGGAAACCAAGGTCTACGCGGTTATTTCCGATCTTGGCGCGTCCGGGGCGTATTACATCGCCAGCGCGGCGGACCAGATCTATGCGGACAAAGCCAGCCTGGTGGGCTCCATCGGTGTGACGGCGGCCGGCTATGGCTTTGTCGGGACAATGGAGAAGCTGGGGGTGGAGCGTCGGGTGTATACCTCTGGCGAGCACAAGTCTTTCCTTGATCCATTCCAGCCGCAAAAACCTGAAGAAACCGCGTTTTGGCAGGGCGTGCTCGATACCACCCACAGGCAGTTCATCGCCAGCGTGAAGAAAGGGCGGGGCGAGCGACTGAAAGACAAGGAGCATCCAGAGCTGTTCTCCGGGCTGGTCTGGTCGGGGGAGCAGGCGTTGCCCCTGGGGTTGGTCGATGGCCTGGGCAGTGCCAGTTCGGTGGCGCGGGATGTGATTGGCCAGAAGGATTTGGTGGACTTCACCATCGAAGAGTCCCCGTTTGATCGCTTCTCGAAAAAGCTGGGCGCCAGCATCGCTGAGCACCTGGCGATGTGGATGGGCTTCCAGGGGCCGGTGCTGCGTTGA
- a CDS encoding Maf family protein produces the protein MLPLLLASSSIYRRQLLARLGLPFVCSSPDIDESRHPDEPAIELVKRLAREKALALADHHPAHLIIGSDQVAVLGERILGKPHTFDNAREQLLAASGTRVTFLTGLALLNSQTGTCQVDCVPFTVHMRTLDPERVERYLRAEQPYDCAGSFKAEGLGVSLFQSTEGPDATSLVGLPLIRLVDMLLAEGVQVP, from the coding sequence ATGCTGCCTTTATTACTTGCTTCCAGCTCGATTTATCGTCGCCAATTGCTTGCCCGCCTGGGGCTGCCATTCGTCTGCAGCTCACCGGACATCGACGAAAGTCGTCACCCCGACGAGCCCGCCATCGAACTGGTCAAACGCCTGGCCCGGGAAAAAGCCTTGGCACTGGCCGACCACCATCCAGCTCATCTGATTATCGGTTCGGACCAGGTGGCCGTGCTCGGCGAACGCATCCTCGGCAAGCCTCACACCTTCGACAATGCCCGCGAGCAACTATTGGCTGCCAGCGGCACTCGGGTGACCTTCCTGACAGGCCTGGCGCTGCTCAACAGCCAGACCGGCACCTGCCAGGTCGACTGCGTTCCGTTCACCGTCCACATGCGCACCCTGGACCCGGAGCGCGTCGAACGCTACCTGCGGGCCGAGCAACCTTACGACTGCGCCGGTAGCTTCAAGGCCGAGGGATTGGGTGTAAGCCTGTTTCAGAGCACCGAAGGGCCGGACGCCACCAGCCTGGTGGGCCTGCCCTTGATTCGTCTTGTGGATATGTTGCTGGCCGAGGGCGTGCAAGTCCCCTGA